The following DNA comes from Melospiza georgiana isolate bMelGeo1 chromosome 10, bMelGeo1.pri, whole genome shotgun sequence.
GGTGAATCCGTGGCAGGCGAGAGCACTggtgcagcactgagcagctttCACATAGCTGGGACTTTTCTAGGAGCTTAGGAAGGAAGAAAGCTTGGCACTAGCTAGTTCATGTTGTTCTTTCCTcactttctccctttttttttttttccattaaaaccCACCTGCAAGCTATAGGACATTGGCAAAGGCTGTCTTTGTACCCCTCAGTCCTGGGGATCCTCTGCCCTGAtgtgaaaatgcagttttttatGTCAGTCACATCCTTCACCTTCCTGGACAAAAGGCAGGTGTGGAATTTTATGATGGGGTAGGTGAAGTACAAAAACACCATGGTAAGAATGCAGACTTGTGCAATGTCCCAGAATGTgccacccagcctggctgtaCCAGCCAGCAACAGCCTGGGATGGTCAGATGGACCTGCCTGGTGATGAAAACACTTTTCCAAACAATCCTTCTCCTAGCAGGAGGGACAACCTGTGCAACTACAGTGAATCAGGACACAATGGAAGCAAAGCCATTCTAGAGCAAGCAAACAATATGGGAAACATCAAAATTCGTGTTTCTGACATAAAACCTGCTCCTGGGCCTGGCTGATGAACCAGATTGGAGTGGAGGGTGGCTTCTGTGCCTCAAGGCAAGCCCAGCAGATGTGTTATCCAGGTGTTGCCCAGGGCtcggcccccagcccaggcaggaccCACCAGCTGAAGGCTCCTTGTGGCCcctgtggcagcacagcaggagcagccacaggctCCATAGCTGAAGGGGCTCCTGGTATCCACAGCAGGTCCCTGCAGGAAATGTAGACCCTAGGAACTCCAAGTCCCCAATGCAGTATGCTAGGAATCCAGGCAGGGCTTTTCTGGAAAAGCTGTAGGAGTTGGAATGTTTTCCAATCAAGCACATGAGGCTCAACAAAGGAgtgtttttccctttctgctcaGTGATGCAGATGCCTGAGCACAGGacttcaggagctgcagaaagggTCAAAAGCAATATGCTATAGAAGAACAAGCTCCTTGTCACAGGCTGGACTTCTAGAAGCAGGGAAACAGCTACAAGGCAAATTGAAGAAGCAGTGGGAGTGGAGGAATGAAGAGTGTAATGAAGGGGGACGGGGAGGACACCCTTGCAATAGTGTTAGTGTTGCAACCCAAAGGGCAGATTGGAAAGCTCAGCCCAGTTGGATGCAAAGCCCTGGCTGAGACACGTGGTTGATGTcagcctgtggctgctctgctccgtGTGACACCAGCCatctcctctgccagctggtgGCTGCTAAGGTGATGGGCAAACAACATTGTGGGCGACTAATCCTGATGGGATACACACTAGCTGCCAGGCTTTGGCCACTGGTGAGGTGACACTGCAGGATATATTGAAATATCCCCACCCATTGCAGGGGCATGGACAAGGTGACGAggaaaggtcccttccaagccaggCTGTTCTGGGATTTGACTGCAGCACTGGCACTGTGCAAAGAGCTGAGCACAAAGTAACTTTCCAGGTACACTTAGGTGTAAGACCCTGGAAGATGCTGCTACCATTGGCAACTTTTAGCTGTCCTTTGTGAAAAGACTGAGACAATTTCACATCACTGTCACTTCACTGGCTGCCCCAAAGTTACTCCATATGTCTCTATGCTCAGGACAAAGGCTCAAGCTCTGTCAGTCTGGTTACTCATCTAGATTGCAAATCTGCTGCTTTTGAGCAGCTTCAGAAGGTTAGTGACATTTCTGGGCTTTTCTCTCGAGAAGAAGTCCTTCATTAACTTCTTTCCCTCAGTAATGCCATAATTTCTGCTTCTGCCTTACATTAAAAAGATTCTGAGCTTGTATAAGTGTTTCACAAACAGCTGTCAACAGCTGTCACTAGGTTGCTTTGCTATTTCTGTGATCTTAATTGTCAGTTTTCAGTGCTTTAATACTCTTTAGCTATGTGTTCAGAGCAATacagaaaacaaagccaaattTATTACAAGAAGCTCATGTGCAAATCAGAAACTGAATCTGAAAAAGGCATTGGGCATGGATGATTTCTTAAAATTATTCAGTTGGAGAAGCCAAGAAATCCAACAGGCTGATGCTATTCCAAAAACATCTTGAGGTCTCTTACTCCTTCAAAATATCTAAGCAATATAAATGAGCATGTAATTCCCACTGACAGTGAAGTTCTCTGCATAGTGTTCAGAGCTCTGGCACCATGTGAATAATAAATATGATATGGAAGAAGGTGCCAAAAAGCAGTCAAAGTTCCTATTGTCTGCAGACACAAATGCCATCATTTCATTGCAAGATGGCTTTAGCAGCAGGAATGTCAGTCATGTGCAAAGACTGAAATCCACTGAGAAACTCCCCCAACTTTCAACCCATGCAACTCCTTTCCTATGCAAACTACAGCAGAGATGGCCAAAGGCTTGTAGGAAACATGGCCAAGTAGAATTGCATGATCATggcagaaaaggagaggaaaggaaagttTGGCTTTGAATTTTGTCCAGTTAAAATAtagcaaacaaataaacaaggtagcctctggctcctgcctctgtgccagcctcacacacacagctgcatctcctgcagtgctgctgagaaGTCTTAAGTGACCATTTTAGAGCTGGAAatgctttcctcttttcttctgcCCAGGAAACCTCAGAGTAGAAGCTGCAAGAGTCCTTGGAGAGGGAGAGAACAtgaaaacatgggaaaaaattAATCTCAATGGAAATCCTTGACTAATTGACAGGTTGGAATAAGAATGACCATAGAGCCCAAACTATGCCAGGcaaccagcctgctccaggcactgcaagCTCACTCAGCCAGCCACATGCCTGGCTGTTTTGCTCTGCCAGCTTTACAAGGCCTAATTAGCTTTGTTCCTATTGTTTGTAATCACAAAAGCAAACAGCCCTTGGAGAGTGAGGGACTAGAGGAGGCAGCTCCTTGACCGAGCttaagaaaattttttaaatacagtttgCCCCTCATCACAAGTACTTAAAAATATGAAAGGGATGAACTCAAAACCCTGATGAACAGAAAAAGGTTTCCAGGGCAGGTAGAAGCGGGGGGCTAGAGCTTGGGGAGGTATCAGAGCAGGTTGTAAGACCCCATGCCCAACAGGAACCATTCTCTACTTGGCCTGCAAGAAAGGTTGTGCTGTCACAATAGAAGCACACACAGTACACTCCCTGAAGGGCCTTAGAGTGAGATGAAGGAGTCATACATGGATCAGCAGAACTCTCCCTGCTCTGAAGGCAGAGCACCTCTCCTGGGAACACCTTGGCTCTGTGTCCCATCCCTTCcccattcctgcagctcccactcccctgccagggccagtcTGCCTTGCCCCTGCCCCTTCCTGCTCCACCCAGGGTGCAGCCTGCCTTGCCGAGGAGCAGAGCAGACCTTCTGGTTTCTGGGCTGCAATCGGAGCAATTACTGGGTGAGTTTCTGCCAGAGGCCACAACTGCCTGACTCACTGCAGAAGATCTGTCCCCACCTAAGTCTGCTGTAGATACACACAGCTAAACAAGCTCCATCCTGGCAGGCAGGCTCCCAAAAGCCCAAGTCCCACTTTTCACTTCCATGTGCACTGTTCCAAGTTCTGCTCAAAAACAAGAAATGAAGTAATAGTCtgattttccttaaaaaagtCCATTTATTGAAATTGTTTAAACACTTTGTACAAGTTCCCAGTACAAGCATCTGCTCCCTGGCTCAGGGTTAATGCAAATACAAAAGCACAGACTTCAGCAGCTCTTTAATGTGACCTGAGCTGCCACCTCCCAAGACAAGAGGTGTCCcgaggcagctgctgtgcacaggCAATTCCCCATGGAGAAGGGGAAGCCACATGGCCCAGCTCCAAGTACAGGCCAACAGCAACTCGAGCCTGAAGCAAATGCTCTGGTTGGTTTCTTTTAGTAACTTTATGCTGCAGGAATCAGGTACAAAGGTACAAGGTTTGTACAGACCACCAACGTGGTACACAGCTCAGCCAGAGGCTCTCCCTGTCTATGGAAAGAAATCAAGAGATCTGATACCTCTGAACATCCACACAATTATAAAGCCTGGTCAGAAGTACCAGTTTCCTTCTGGAGCTTTGGAGAAGTGGCACCATCCCTCTAAGAATCACAAGACTTAACTCCCAGTGTCAGCCAACACCAAGTGACTGAGTGGGTGTTTCAAGGGAAGGGGTGGGAACCTTTGATGAAcagcattattatttttttagacATGATTTAATATGCAAGGATGGCTATAtctttaaaatgtttgtttcttcCTCTTTGGTGAACTTGGATTACAAGCAAATGCCATAACCTTTGGGTCAGTTTTCTTGGAATTTGCCTTCATATCATCACTGGAAGTGTTTACAAGAAATAGACAGGATGGAATGGCAGTGTGTGAGGTATCCTTGGGGAAACATCAGGGAGTGGCAGTGCATTCAGTTTGGTTTTACACAGCTAGCTGCATCAGGCAAACAGAGATTGGGAAACTAAGCCCAAGTGAGAAAGCCTTGAGGAAAGAGGAGAGTGTAAAAGGTGACCTGTaacagacacagggacaaaGCTGAAGCTCAGCTGCCAGGGTGGGAACATGGAGAAACAACCACTGGCAGCACTCGGTGTCTAAGGAACAGCCACAGCCTCACCATAGACACACAGTGAAAACAGAAGGCAACCCTTTTCCTTGAGCTCTTCCCTGGCACCAGGGAAACCTGCAGATGCTTTGGGAGTCTGGTAACTTCTGTGGTCTCTACCTTACACTGCATCTTCCATTAGCCAACAGCATGTGCATGGACAATGTGGATTTCCACTTAAGCCACAGCAATTTGTTTCTGACCCTTTGTCTGCATGGAAAGGAGGGTGCTGAAGATGATGCCAATAAGACAGTACAAGAGCATTTTACATCTCCAAACATTCTTACATGTAAAGCCTTTTCCCCAAAATTATGTTTCCCCTTAAGCTATTGGTTTCATCATTCTGTATATAATATAAGTTCCTTTAATTTCTACACACACCACACTGGGCTCTAACTTAATGGGATATGGGACTGAATTGTTACCatctagttaaaaaaaaataaaaacaaccaacTAAAAAAAGCACCAACATCCGTCTATAAAAACAGTATCATTTTCCCTTTTACTCCCAAATGCTAAACTTAACCCAAGCTTGGAGGTTTCATCTTTCCAGTGGCAATACCTATGAATCTAGGCTAGCCTTCCTCCACGGGctgggagagaaaggagaagttACGTCCAGTAGCAAAGAGGATTACAAAAATATACACATTTTTGGGAGAAGAGGAAGGCAGAACCTAGAGCCTGGACTCTGCTCAGGACAGTGGCATTGTAGTGTCCTCTCCAAAATGCTTTCACTACCAGTGCTGGTGGCTCCTCTTCTTTGTTTCCTTATACATAATCCTTCCCTGTGGAGGAGGCATTTTTTGGGTAGCCTCGGGTGGGGGGATATGAAGTTTCTCTCCGtggacaggagcagcagaggaaggatCCCCCCAGTATGGCCAGAGATGAAGCTGCCCAGCCAATAAAGAGAGCTGACCCAAACTCAAATCTGGAGAAGAAAGAAGGGAGAAAGTGAGAATCACTGTAATCCAGAGGTATTACTTGCAGTTACACATTCACACATagcaggaggaagcagaaaCTGGGATGGATGTGGCTTCCTAcaaggcagcagcttggagcagTCAGGCTTTGTTGACCCTCAAAGCTCAGAGCTGGGTTTCTCCAGTATTTTGGGTCACCCCCAACAGCTGCAGGCCAAGCTCTGTGCAAACCAGCCCTTCAGCACATAGTGGGGCAAAAATTACAGAAGTCCCAGCTGTGAGATCTCTGGCAGTGATGTTACCTTAAAGCCAAGACCTAAGAGCCACATGGATAATGAGATCCAGTCACAGCTCTTTCTGCACAGCCTGAAGCCAGCCCAGCTACTtcagaaaattcctttctttgttttgaGTGACTGCTACCCAAACCTAAGCCCTGTGACTACTTGTCATGCTAAAGCATAGTGTGTTACACCAAATGGGTCAGTACCTGGTGTTGACAGGGGTGAAAGGATCATAGAAGGCCCGAGCCACCCTGTTGCCATACCACGAGGTGGCCACCAGTGCTGCCAGACCTGCAAAGAGAACATAACGTCATGGTTTAAGGGAAAACAATCAGCAAAAATATCACTGCAAAAGTAAGAATGCAGTAGAATCAGAATCTGGAGtaaagctgagctgctgctaCCCTGGAAGTTCTGAGCTGTTCCATTTAGTGCTGGTTGGGACAGAAGTTAAGAGCAGACTTGAGGCTTCCTGCAGTTACATGCAGCAAAGGCAGGACTGCTCTGCTGGACAGCCTTTTCTCACTGAAGCAGAGTCAAACTCAGCTCTGCCAACAGATATGGAAAGCATGAAGTCCATATGGAGATTGTAATGCTGTGCCAAGGTGCCTCAGGTAGCCTGAGCCAAAGTCCTCTAAGGAGTTCCCAGACCAAAATGCTCTTGGAGCAACACATCAAGCCCTCCCACATTCTGCATAGGATATGTGCCACCTAGGAAACAGCACACTCAACTCCACACATCTGTGTGTTACCAACCTGAAATGATGAAGATCACCCCACCAAAGACAGCCATCCTCATCTTCTTCACCTGGTCATCTTCCATGCACTTCATGCATTTCATGCCTGTCACAGCAACAAACATTCCAACGAGCCCCAGGAGTATTGAAGCCACCATCAAAGCCCTTGTGGCCTGCAGACTGCCTGGAAGACAACAGGATTTGAGTTACCCACAAAGTAAAGTCAAGATACAAATCAAAATTCAAATTACTGGGCTCAATCTTCTATCTAAATATTCCTGCTCCCTAATACACAGGATACAGCCAAGCAAGACATTCCTTCTCAGCTTTTAGTCTCAAGGCTGCCATGCATCAGGATCAGAGGGCTCTCTGCCTCTTCTAAAATGCATGGCAAACAAGGGCATGCAACGGCCTTTTGCAGGAAATGACCTGGGAATTGCCCCCAGACATCTTTTGTTCCTTGATCATTTGAATCCCAATTGGAAGGACATATCTGTTTATCAAAAGAAGTATTCAGATTTAGGCTCTACCTTGACAAAGTACTTAAGCACATGTTTTAATATGAATAGTGACATACATATGAATAGTGCTACAGCAGACAGAGAGGCCCATTTACTGCTCAA
Coding sequences within:
- the CLDN1 gene encoding claudin-1, which gives rise to MASGGLQLLGFVMAFLGWIGIIISTAMPQWKMASYAGDNIVTAQALYEGLWMSCAMQSTGQIQCKVYDSLLKLEGSLQATRALMVASILLGLVGMFVAVTGMKCMKCMEDDQVKKMRMAVFGGVIFIISGLAALVATSWYGNRVARAFYDPFTPVNTRFEFGSALFIGWAASSLAILGGSFLCCSCPRRETSYPPTRGYPKNASSTGKDYV